From Ramlibacter agri, a single genomic window includes:
- a CDS encoding YkgJ family cysteine cluster protein codes for MAESLHPCLTCGACCAAFRVDFSAHEIDDNGGSVPSGVAVEVTGSTWRMRGTDHVPIRCAALTGKIGERASCGIYEWRPNPCRELEPGSNGCEKARARHGLPPLIL; via the coding sequence GTGGCTGAGTCCCTGCACCCCTGCCTGACGTGCGGCGCCTGCTGCGCCGCCTTCCGCGTGGATTTCTCCGCCCACGAAATCGACGACAACGGTGGCAGCGTTCCGTCCGGCGTGGCCGTCGAAGTGACCGGCAGCACCTGGCGCATGCGCGGCACCGACCACGTGCCGATCCGCTGCGCGGCGCTGACCGGCAAGATCGGCGAGCGCGCCTCCTGCGGCATCTACGAGTGGCGGCCCAACCCCTGCCGCGAACTCGAGCCGGGCAGCAATGGCTGCGAGAAAGCGCGGGCGCGGCACGGCCTGCCTCCGCTGATCCTTTAA
- the kynB gene encoding arylformamidase: MQNLWDISQPVAPGTPVFPGDTPYQQQWAAKLGPGCPVNVSTLTLSPHVGAHADAPLHYDPEGASIGLVDLAPYLGRCRVIHAIARGPLVTWEHIAHAVHDLPPRVLVRTYARMPVDRWDPMLTAYAPETIERLADAGVRLVGIDTASIDPAESKTLDSHQVIRRRNLRVLENLVLDDVPEGDYELIALPLKLMTADASPVRAVLRSLPPP; this comes from the coding sequence ATGCAAAACCTCTGGGACATCTCGCAGCCGGTCGCACCGGGCACGCCGGTGTTCCCGGGCGATACGCCCTACCAGCAGCAGTGGGCCGCCAAGCTCGGCCCCGGCTGCCCGGTCAACGTCAGCACGCTGACCTTGTCGCCGCACGTCGGCGCCCACGCCGACGCGCCCCTGCACTACGACCCGGAAGGCGCGTCCATCGGCCTGGTGGACCTCGCGCCCTACCTCGGCCGCTGCCGCGTCATCCACGCCATCGCCCGCGGACCGCTCGTGACCTGGGAGCACATCGCGCATGCCGTGCACGACCTGCCGCCGCGCGTGCTGGTGCGCACCTATGCGCGCATGCCGGTGGACCGCTGGGACCCGATGCTGACGGCCTATGCGCCCGAGACGATCGAGCGCCTCGCCGACGCCGGCGTGCGCCTGGTCGGCATCGACACGGCGAGCATCGACCCCGCCGAAAGCAAGACCCTGGACAGCCACCAGGTGATCCGCCGCCGCAACCTGCGCGTGCTGGAGAACCTGGTGCTGGACGACGTGCCCGAGGGCGACTACGAACTGATCGCCCTGCCCCTGAAACTGATGACCGCCGACGCCTCGCCCGTGCGCGCCGTGCTGCGCTCGCTTCCCCCACCATGA
- the kynU gene encoding kynureninase: MTTLQDCRALDARDPLRPLRDLFTLPAGVIYLDGNSLGPCPKATPARVAQAVQQEWGEGLIRSWNSAGWYDAPRRLGDKVAQLVGARAGEVVCTDSTSINLFKVLSAALSIVRADQPQRRVVISERTNFPTDLYIAEGLCKERGLELRLLDAEEIAGALGADTAVLMLTHVNYRTGAMHDMAAVTRRAHEAGALVVWDLCHSAGAVEVDLHAAGADFAIGCGYKYLNGGPGAPAFAWVHPRHADRFWQPLSGWWSHAAPFAFTPDYQPAPGIARYLCGTQPILSLTALECGLDTFLAAQPLGGMAALRRKSLALTDCFIALVEERCAGHGLGLATPREHALRGSQVCLTRDVGAYAIVQALIARGVIGDFRAGRPDILRFGFTPLYLGFEDCWNAVEHLRQVLESGEWGREEFNRQHAVT, encoded by the coding sequence ATGACGACCTTGCAAGACTGCCGCGCGCTCGACGCGCGGGACCCGCTGCGCCCGCTGCGGGACCTCTTCACGCTGCCCGCAGGCGTGATCTATCTCGATGGCAATTCGCTCGGGCCCTGCCCCAAGGCCACGCCGGCCCGCGTGGCGCAGGCCGTGCAGCAGGAATGGGGCGAAGGCCTCATCCGCTCGTGGAACAGCGCCGGCTGGTACGACGCGCCGCGCCGCCTCGGCGACAAGGTCGCACAGCTGGTGGGCGCGCGCGCCGGCGAGGTGGTCTGCACCGACAGCACCTCGATCAACCTGTTCAAGGTGCTGAGCGCCGCGTTGTCCATCGTGCGCGCCGACCAGCCGCAGCGCCGCGTCGTCATCAGCGAGCGCACCAACTTCCCCACCGACCTGTACATCGCCGAAGGCCTGTGCAAGGAGCGCGGGCTGGAGCTGCGCTTGCTGGACGCGGAGGAGATCGCCGGCGCGCTGGGCGCCGACACCGCGGTGCTGATGCTCACGCACGTCAACTACCGCACCGGCGCCATGCACGACATGGCCGCGGTCACGCGACGCGCGCACGAAGCGGGCGCGCTGGTCGTCTGGGACCTGTGCCACAGCGCCGGCGCAGTGGAAGTGGACCTGCACGCGGCGGGCGCCGACTTCGCCATCGGCTGCGGCTACAAGTACCTCAATGGCGGCCCCGGCGCGCCGGCCTTCGCCTGGGTGCACCCGCGCCACGCCGACCGCTTCTGGCAGCCGCTTTCCGGCTGGTGGAGCCACGCCGCGCCCTTTGCTTTCACGCCGGACTACCAGCCGGCGCCGGGCATCGCCCGCTACCTGTGCGGCACGCAGCCGATCCTGAGCCTCACCGCGCTGGAATGCGGCCTCGACACCTTCCTGGCGGCGCAGCCGCTGGGCGGCATGGCGGCCTTGCGCCGCAAGTCGCTCGCGCTCACCGACTGCTTCATCGCGCTGGTGGAAGAGCGCTGCGCCGGCCACGGCCTGGGCCTGGCGACGCCGCGCGAGCACGCGCTGCGCGGCTCGCAGGTGTGCCTGACGCGGGATGTCGGCGCCTACGCCATCGTGCAGGCGCTGATCGCGCGCGGCGTCATCGGCGACTTCCGCGCCGGCCGGCCCGACATCCTGCGTTTCGGCTTCACGCCCCTGTACCTGGGCTTCGAGGACTGCTGGAACGCCGTGGAGCACCTGCGCCAGGTGCTGGAAAGCGGCGAGTGGGGCCGCGAGGAATTCAACCGCCAGCACGCGGTGACCTGA
- the kynA gene encoding tryptophan 2,3-dioxygenase, with protein sequence MTQQAKPEDIVHAERAQLDFSRDMSYGDYLQLDAILNAQKPLSPEHNEMLFIVQHQTSELWMKLMLHELSAAIACIARDELPPAFKMLARVSRIMEQLVHAWDVLATMTPPEYSAIRPYLANSSGFQSWQYRCIEFRLGNKNAAMLKPHAHHAERLAAVQQAFELPSLYDECLRLLARRGLPVPADHVERDWTQPYESSDGVEQAWLVAYRKPEQHWDLYQLGEELTDLEDAFRLWRFRHVTTVERVIGFKRGTGGTGGVSYLRKMLDVVLFPEIWKLRTDL encoded by the coding sequence ATGACGCAGCAAGCCAAACCCGAAGACATCGTCCACGCCGAGCGCGCGCAGCTGGATTTCAGCCGCGACATGAGCTATGGCGACTACCTGCAGCTCGACGCGATCCTCAACGCGCAGAAGCCGCTCTCGCCCGAGCACAACGAGATGCTGTTCATCGTGCAGCACCAGACCAGCGAGCTGTGGATGAAGCTGATGCTGCACGAGCTGTCGGCCGCCATCGCATGCATCGCCCGCGACGAACTGCCGCCGGCCTTCAAGATGCTGGCACGCGTCTCGCGCATCATGGAGCAGCTGGTGCACGCCTGGGACGTGCTGGCCACGATGACGCCGCCCGAGTACAGCGCCATCCGGCCCTACCTGGCCAACTCCAGCGGCTTCCAGAGCTGGCAATACCGCTGCATCGAGTTCCGCCTCGGAAACAAGAACGCCGCCATGCTGAAGCCGCACGCACACCACGCCGAGCGGCTGGCGGCGGTGCAGCAGGCCTTCGAGTTGCCGTCGCTGTACGACGAATGTCTGCGGCTGCTGGCCCGCCGGGGCCTGCCGGTGCCGGCCGACCACGTGGAGCGCGACTGGACCCAGCCTTACGAGTCCAGCGACGGCGTGGAGCAGGCCTGGCTGGTGGCCTACCGCAAGCCGGAACAGCACTGGGACCTCTACCAGCTGGGCGAGGAGCTGACGGACCTCGAAGATGCCTTCCGCCTATGGCGTTTCCGCCATGTCACGACCGTGGAGCGCGTGATCGGCTTCAAGCGCGGCACCGGTGGCACCGGCGGCGTCAGCTACCTGCGGAAAATGTTGGACGTGGTGTTGTTCCCGGAAATCTGGAAGCTGCGAACGGACCTTTGA
- a CDS encoding FAD-dependent monooxygenase → MTRELLIAGGGIGGLAAALAARRAGWEARLFEQAAAFSEVGAGIQLGPNVTRILRAWGLLDGPLAQQVWQPPRLRVRDAVGGGELAAMELADFEARYGAPYLTVHRADLHAALLERAQQSGVRLHAGRKVLGASSAEGCVRLRAEGGPEVEGDALAAADGLWSPIRAVVCGDAPPERTGHLAYRGLAHRAGLPAELRGPEVSVWLAPRMHLVAYPVRGGDWLNVVCVVEGEVVGDPRDWNHAAVAAELHAATGAISSAARALLQAVPQWRLWALHDRAPVAGDEALARGRIALLGDAAHPMRPYLAQGAGMAIEDACELEKLLGVADERVLDVPTLLRRYALNRWERVARVQQASRRNGAIFHAAGPLRWGRNLALRARGAALMDQPWLYGGGPA, encoded by the coding sequence GTGACGCGCGAGCTGCTGATCGCCGGCGGCGGCATCGGCGGGCTGGCGGCGGCGCTGGCGGCACGCCGGGCCGGCTGGGAGGCGCGCCTGTTCGAACAGGCGGCCGCGTTTTCCGAGGTGGGCGCCGGCATCCAGCTGGGGCCCAACGTCACGCGCATCCTGCGCGCCTGGGGCCTGCTGGACGGCCCGCTCGCGCAGCAGGTGTGGCAGCCGCCGCGGCTGCGCGTGCGCGATGCCGTGGGCGGTGGCGAACTCGCCGCCATGGAGCTGGCGGATTTCGAGGCGCGCTACGGCGCGCCTTACCTCACCGTGCACCGCGCCGACCTGCACGCGGCGCTGCTGGAGCGCGCGCAGCAGTCCGGCGTGCGCCTGCATGCGGGGCGCAAGGTGCTCGGCGCGAGCAGCGCCGAAGGCTGCGTGCGGCTGCGCGCCGAGGGCGGGCCGGAGGTGGAAGGCGATGCGCTGGCCGCCGCGGACGGTCTGTGGAGCCCGATCCGCGCCGTGGTGTGCGGAGATGCGCCGCCCGAGCGCACCGGGCATCTCGCCTACCGCGGCCTGGCGCATCGCGCCGGCTTGCCGGCGGAATTGCGCGGGCCCGAGGTGAGCGTGTGGCTGGCGCCCCGCATGCACCTGGTCGCGTACCCGGTGCGCGGCGGCGACTGGCTCAACGTGGTCTGCGTGGTGGAAGGCGAAGTGGTCGGCGACCCGCGCGACTGGAATCATGCCGCGGTGGCCGCCGAACTGCATGCCGCCACCGGCGCCATCAGCAGCGCGGCGCGAGCCCTCTTGCAGGCCGTGCCGCAATGGCGCTTGTGGGCGCTGCATGACCGCGCTCCGGTGGCGGGCGACGAGGCGCTGGCGCGCGGCCGCATCGCGTTGCTGGGCGATGCCGCGCATCCGATGCGGCCTTACCTCGCCCAGGGCGCGGGCATGGCGATCGAGGATGCCTGCGAGCTGGAGAAGCTGCTGGGCGTGGCCGACGAACGCGTGCTGGACGTGCCCACCCTGCTGCGCCGCTATGCGCTCAATCGCTGGGAGCGGGTGGCGCGGGTGCAGCAGGCGTCGCGCCGCAACGGCGCGATCTTCCACGCGGCAGGGCCGCTGCGCTGGGGCCGCAACCTGGCGCTGCGCGCGCGCGGGGCGGCGCTGATGGACCAGCCCTGGCTGTACGGCGGCGGGCCGGCCTAG
- a CDS encoding aconitate hydratase, which translates to MSQNAFDHTLQNFRPATGKSGKFYSLPKLAEQFPKIKRLPVSMRIVLESVLRNCDGQKVTAEHVQQVANWFPNADRTTEIPFTVARVVLQDFTGVPLLADLAAMRSAAQRLGKNVNAIEPLVPVDLVVDHSVMVDYYGTRDALDLNMKLEFQRNRERYQFMKWGMQAFDTFGVVPPGFGIVHQVNLEYLARGVHKTGDDVYYFDSLVGTDSHTTMINGIGVVGWGVGGIEGEAAMLGQPVYFLTPDVVGFEFKGRLREGCTATDLVLTVTELLRKHKVVGKFVEFFGEGTRSLSVPDRATIGNMAPEYGATMGFFPVDEKTIEYFEGTGRSKEEVKALEAYFRAQQMFGVPAAGEIDYSSVVTLDLGTVTPSLSGPKRPQDRIEIGKVASTFKSLFSKPVADNGFNQAPELLLTRHLLDAPDQEHGTHTPDSPPTPVAAPRFEMEMEANKPTLTASHAMSVPPVEVGPITIGNGDVLIAAITSCTNTSNPGVMLAAGLLAKKAVEKGLRVKPHVKTSLAPGSRIVTEYLTKSGLLPYLEQLGFTVAGYGCTTCIGNAGDLTPEINEAITKSDLVCAAVLSGNRNFEARIHPNLKANFLASPPLVVAYAIAGTVLKDLMTEPVGQGEDGKDVWLGDIWPSSDEIHKLMKYAMNGKAFGANYSKVQSDPGALWEQIHGVSGETYSWPKSTYIAEPPFFDGFALAEPEAGSVEIRQARVMAMFGDSITTDHISPAGSIKESSPAGRWLIEHGVLKPDFNSYGARRGNHEVMMRGTFANVRIKNLMIPARADGSREEGGVTLYRDAQGNTEKMFIYDAAMKYIAEGRPTVVFAGEEYGTGSSRDWAAKGTLLLGIKAVVARSFERIHRSNLVGMGVLPLQFQGSTTWQSLRLDGSELIAVIPDPDLRPQSDAQLIVTRADGSTEEHTVTLRIDTPIEVEYYRNGGILPFVMRQLLQE; encoded by the coding sequence ATGTCACAAAACGCGTTCGACCACACCCTGCAGAACTTCCGTCCCGCCACCGGCAAATCCGGCAAGTTCTACTCCCTGCCCAAGCTGGCAGAGCAATTTCCCAAGATCAAGCGGCTGCCGGTTTCCATGCGCATCGTGCTGGAATCCGTGCTGCGCAACTGCGATGGCCAGAAGGTCACGGCCGAGCACGTGCAGCAGGTCGCCAACTGGTTCCCCAACGCCGACCGCACCACCGAGATCCCGTTCACGGTGGCGCGCGTGGTGCTGCAGGACTTCACCGGCGTGCCGCTGCTGGCCGACCTGGCCGCGATGCGCAGCGCCGCACAGCGGCTCGGCAAGAACGTCAACGCCATCGAACCGCTGGTGCCCGTGGACCTGGTCGTGGACCACTCGGTGATGGTGGACTACTACGGCACGCGCGACGCGCTGGACCTGAACATGAAGCTGGAGTTCCAGCGCAACCGCGAGCGCTACCAGTTCATGAAGTGGGGCATGCAGGCCTTCGACACCTTCGGCGTCGTGCCGCCCGGCTTCGGCATCGTGCACCAGGTCAACCTCGAGTACCTGGCACGCGGCGTGCACAAGACCGGCGACGACGTCTACTACTTCGACTCGCTGGTCGGCACCGACAGCCACACGACGATGATCAACGGCATCGGCGTGGTGGGTTGGGGCGTTGGCGGCATTGAGGGCGAAGCGGCCATGCTGGGCCAGCCGGTCTACTTCCTGACGCCGGACGTCGTCGGCTTCGAGTTCAAGGGCCGCCTGCGCGAAGGCTGCACCGCGACCGACCTGGTGCTGACGGTCACCGAGCTGCTGCGCAAGCACAAGGTGGTGGGCAAGTTCGTCGAGTTCTTCGGCGAGGGCACGCGCAGCCTGTCGGTGCCGGACCGGGCCACCATCGGCAACATGGCGCCCGAGTACGGCGCCACCATGGGCTTCTTCCCGGTGGACGAGAAGACCATCGAATACTTCGAGGGCACCGGCCGCAGCAAGGAAGAAGTGAAGGCGCTGGAAGCCTACTTCCGCGCGCAGCAGATGTTCGGCGTGCCGGCGGCCGGCGAGATCGACTACAGCTCGGTGGTAACGCTGGACCTGGGCACGGTGACGCCGAGCCTGTCGGGCCCGAAGCGCCCGCAGGACCGCATCGAGATCGGCAAGGTGGCCAGCACCTTCAAGTCGCTGTTCTCCAAGCCGGTGGCGGACAACGGCTTCAACCAGGCGCCCGAGCTGCTGCTGACGCGCCACCTGCTGGACGCGCCGGACCAGGAACACGGCACGCACACGCCGGACAGCCCGCCGACGCCGGTGGCGGCGCCCCGCTTCGAGATGGAGATGGAGGCCAACAAGCCGACCTTGACGGCCTCGCACGCGATGTCCGTGCCGCCGGTGGAAGTGGGCCCCATCACCATCGGCAACGGCGACGTGCTGATCGCCGCCATCACCAGCTGCACCAACACGTCCAACCCCGGCGTGATGCTGGCCGCGGGCCTGCTGGCGAAGAAGGCGGTGGAGAAGGGCCTGAGGGTCAAGCCGCACGTCAAGACCTCGCTGGCGCCCGGCTCGCGCATCGTCACCGAGTACCTCACCAAGTCGGGCCTGCTGCCTTACCTGGAGCAGCTGGGCTTCACGGTGGCCGGCTACGGCTGCACCACCTGCATCGGCAATGCTGGCGACCTGACGCCGGAGATCAACGAGGCGATCACCAAGAGCGATCTCGTGTGCGCCGCCGTGCTTTCGGGCAACCGCAACTTCGAGGCGCGCATCCACCCGAACCTGAAGGCCAACTTCCTCGCCAGCCCGCCGCTGGTGGTGGCCTACGCCATTGCCGGCACCGTGCTGAAGGACCTGATGACGGAGCCGGTCGGCCAGGGCGAGGACGGCAAGGACGTCTGGCTGGGCGACATCTGGCCGTCCAGCGACGAGATCCACAAGCTGATGAAGTACGCCATGAACGGCAAGGCCTTCGGCGCCAACTACAGCAAGGTGCAGTCGGACCCGGGCGCGCTGTGGGAGCAGATCCACGGGGTCAGCGGCGAGACCTACAGCTGGCCCAAGAGCACGTACATCGCCGAGCCGCCCTTCTTCGACGGCTTCGCGCTGGCGGAACCCGAGGCGGGCTCGGTGGAGATCCGCCAGGCGCGCGTGATGGCGATGTTCGGCGACTCCATCACCACCGACCACATCTCGCCGGCCGGCTCCATCAAGGAAAGCTCGCCCGCGGGCCGCTGGCTGATCGAGCACGGCGTGCTGAAGCCGGACTTCAACAGCTACGGCGCGCGGCGCGGCAACCATGAGGTGATGATGCGCGGCACCTTCGCCAACGTGCGCATCAAGAACCTGATGATCCCGGCGCGCGCCGACGGCTCGCGCGAGGAGGGCGGCGTCACGCTGTACCGCGACGCCCAGGGCAACACGGAGAAGATGTTCATCTACGACGCGGCGATGAAGTACATCGCCGAGGGCCGGCCCACGGTGGTGTTCGCCGGCGAGGAGTACGGCACGGGCTCGTCGCGTGACTGGGCGGCCAAGGGCACGCTGCTGCTGGGGATCAAGGCCGTGGTGGCGCGCAGCTTCGAGCGCATCCACCGCAGCAACCTGGTGGGCATGGGCGTGCTGCCGCTGCAGTTCCAGGGCAGCACCACCTGGCAATCGCTGCGCCTCGACGGCTCGGAACTGATAGCCGTCATTCCGGACCCGGACCTGCGGCCGCAAAGCGATGCGCAATTGATCGTGACGCGCGCCGACGGCAGCACCGAAGAACACACGGTGACACTGCGCATCGACACGCCGATCGAGGTCGAGTACTACCGCAACGGCGGCATCCTTCCGTTCGTGATGCGCCAGTTGCTGCAGGAGTGA
- a CDS encoding phosphoglycerate dehydrogenase, producing MPDRPFGILVLNSISRSGLDRLPPGSFVVGKDIAEPDAILVRSADLHAMSIPSSVLAIARAGAGTNNIPVKDLSARGVPVFNAPGGNANAVKELVLAGMLMAARNLAPAQRFVAGLQGAGGPLEKAIEDGKKAFAGAELANQTLGVIGLGKVGCLVADAAIKLGMQVLGYDPEITVDAAWSLPSQVKRAASVNEVLKNATFVSLHVPLVPATRHLVNADNLRLLKPESVLLNFSREGVVDDGAALQALDAQQLAWYVCDFPHPGILAHAKVLAFPHLGASTREAEDNCAAMVADQLREFLEHGTIRNAVNFPQVEMGRESRWRVAIANANVPNMVGQISTALARAGLNIHNMVNKSRGDMAYTLVDVDSAVNAQLLAEIRAIAGVLSVRYLPA from the coding sequence ATGCCTGACAGACCTTTCGGGATACTGGTTCTCAATTCCATATCCCGAAGCGGTCTCGACCGGCTGCCGCCCGGCAGCTTCGTCGTGGGCAAGGACATCGCGGAGCCGGACGCCATCCTGGTGCGCTCCGCCGACCTGCATGCGATGTCCATCCCTTCCTCCGTGCTGGCCATCGCGCGCGCCGGCGCCGGCACCAACAACATCCCGGTCAAGGACCTGAGCGCCCGCGGCGTGCCGGTGTTCAACGCGCCCGGCGGCAATGCCAACGCGGTCAAGGAACTGGTGCTCGCCGGCATGCTGATGGCGGCGCGCAACCTGGCGCCGGCGCAGCGCTTCGTCGCCGGCCTGCAGGGCGCGGGCGGCCCGCTCGAGAAAGCCATCGAGGACGGCAAGAAGGCCTTTGCCGGCGCCGAACTGGCCAACCAGACGCTAGGCGTCATCGGGCTGGGCAAGGTGGGCTGCCTCGTGGCCGACGCCGCCATCAAGCTGGGCATGCAGGTGCTGGGCTACGACCCGGAGATCACGGTCGACGCGGCCTGGAGCCTGCCTTCGCAGGTGAAGCGGGCCGCCAGCGTCAACGAGGTGCTGAAGAACGCCACTTTCGTTTCATTGCACGTGCCGCTGGTGCCGGCGACCCGCCACCTGGTGAACGCGGACAACCTGCGGCTGCTGAAGCCCGAATCCGTGCTGCTGAACTTTTCGCGCGAAGGCGTGGTCGACGACGGGGCGGCGCTGCAGGCGCTGGACGCGCAGCAGCTGGCCTGGTACGTCTGCGATTTCCCGCATCCAGGCATCCTGGCGCATGCGAAAGTGCTCGCTTTTCCGCACCTGGGCGCTTCCACGCGCGAGGCCGAAGACAACTGCGCCGCCATGGTGGCGGACCAGCTGCGCGAGTTCCTGGAGCACGGCACGATCCGCAACGCGGTCAACTTCCCGCAGGTGGAGATGGGGCGCGAGTCGCGCTGGCGCGTAGCCATTGCCAACGCCAACGTGCCCAACATGGTGGGCCAGATCTCCACTGCGCTGGCGCGTGCCGGCCTCAACATCCACAACATGGTCAACAAGTCGCGCGGCGACATGGCCTATACCCTGGTGGACGTGGACAGCGCGGTGAACGCGCAGCTGCTCGCGGAAATTCGCGCGATAGCAGGGGTGCTGTCTGTGCGCTATCTCCCGGCGTAA
- the serC gene encoding 3-phosphoserine/phosphohydroxythreonine transaminase: MTRVFNFSPGPATLPEAVLRQAAEEMLDWHGCGMSVMEMSHRGKEFMGIYAEAEGLLRELMGVPSNYKVLFMQGGAIGENAIVPMNLIGRNGKADYAITGDWSKKSHKEATRYGQAQVAVQGDNVSIPKQSAWKLDPAASYVHICSNETIGGVQYHWTPDTGRVPLVADMSSDILSRPIDVSKYGLIYAGAQKNIGPSGLTIVVVRDDMLGHALPITPSAFNYQVQGENDSMYNTPPTYAIYIVGLVLKHFKANGGIAAVEAHNARKAKILYDFLDASSFFRNPVAKEDRSLMNVPFKLKDETLDEAFLKGAAAGGMIQLKGHRSVGGMRASIYNAMSIEGVQALVKYMQDFERQHA; this comes from the coding sequence ATGACCCGCGTCTTCAATTTCAGCCCCGGTCCCGCCACCCTGCCCGAAGCGGTGCTGCGGCAGGCCGCCGAGGAAATGCTGGATTGGCACGGCTGCGGCATGTCCGTCATGGAGATGAGCCACCGCGGCAAGGAGTTCATGGGCATCTACGCCGAGGCCGAAGGCCTGCTGCGCGAGCTGATGGGCGTGCCCTCGAACTACAAGGTGCTGTTCATGCAGGGCGGCGCGATCGGCGAGAACGCCATCGTCCCGATGAACCTGATCGGCCGCAACGGCAAGGCCGACTACGCCATCACCGGCGACTGGTCGAAGAAGTCGCACAAGGAAGCCACGCGCTACGGCCAGGCCCAGGTCGCGGTGCAGGGCGACAACGTCTCCATTCCCAAGCAGTCCGCCTGGAAGCTGGACCCCGCCGCCAGCTACGTGCACATCTGTTCCAACGAAACCATCGGCGGCGTGCAGTACCACTGGACGCCCGACACCGGCCGCGTGCCGCTGGTGGCCGACATGTCCTCGGACATCCTGTCGCGCCCCATCGACGTCAGCAAGTACGGCCTGATCTACGCCGGCGCGCAGAAGAACATCGGCCCCTCGGGCCTGACCATCGTCGTCGTGCGCGACGACATGCTGGGCCACGCGCTGCCCATCACGCCCTCGGCCTTCAACTACCAGGTGCAGGGCGAGAACGACTCGATGTACAACACGCCGCCCACCTACGCGATCTACATCGTGGGCCTGGTGCTGAAGCACTTCAAGGCCAACGGCGGCATCGCGGCGGTCGAGGCGCACAACGCCCGCAAGGCGAAGATCCTGTACGACTTCCTGGACGCCAGCAGCTTCTTCCGCAACCCGGTGGCGAAGGAAGACCGCTCGCTGATGAACGTGCCCTTCAAGCTGAAGGACGAGACGCTGGACGAGGCCTTCCTCAAGGGCGCGGCCGCGGGCGGCATGATCCAGCTGAAGGGCCACCGCTCGGTCGGCGGCATGCGCGCCTCCATCTACAACGCCATGTCGATCGAGGGCGTGCAGGCCCTCGTGAAGTACATGCAGGACTTCGAGAGACAACATGCCTGA
- a CDS encoding helix-turn-helix domain-containing protein — protein sequence MQNLDPARRKPFGEHLRFWRQHRRMSQLDLAGEADISTRHLSFVETGRSVPSREMVLRLAERLDVPLRERNALLVAAGYAPMYRERPLSDPALAPAREAVQLILSGHEPWPALAVDRHWNLVAHNAMVPHLLAAAEDPALLQGPVNVLRLSLHPRGLAKRIVNLGQWRHHLFERLRQQVAATGDAGLIALQKELESYPVPPGADDTRLAGELLGVAMPLRFRTPQGPILSFISTTTVFGSPVDVTLQELALETFFPADPETGAALRALAASAA from the coding sequence ATGCAGAATTTGGATCCTGCCCGGCGCAAGCCCTTCGGCGAGCACCTGCGCTTCTGGCGCCAGCACCGCCGCATGAGCCAGCTGGACCTGGCCGGCGAGGCGGACATCTCGACCCGCCACCTGAGTTTCGTGGAAACCGGCCGCTCCGTGCCCAGCCGCGAGATGGTGCTGAGGCTGGCCGAGCGGCTGGACGTGCCGCTGCGCGAACGCAATGCGCTGCTGGTGGCGGCCGGCTACGCGCCCATGTACCGCGAGCGGCCGCTCTCGGACCCTGCCCTGGCGCCCGCCCGCGAGGCGGTGCAGCTGATCCTGTCCGGCCACGAACCCTGGCCCGCGCTGGCGGTGGACCGGCACTGGAACCTGGTGGCCCACAACGCCATGGTGCCGCACCTGCTGGCGGCCGCCGAGGACCCCGCCCTGCTGCAAGGGCCGGTGAACGTGCTGCGCCTGAGCCTGCACCCGCGCGGGCTGGCCAAGCGCATCGTCAACCTGGGCCAGTGGCGGCACCACCTGTTCGAGCGCCTGCGCCAGCAGGTCGCTGCCACCGGCGACGCGGGCCTCATCGCGCTGCAGAAGGAGCTGGAGTCCTATCCGGTCCCTCCGGGCGCCGACGACACCCGGCTGGCCGGCGAACTGCTGGGCGTGGCGATGCCGCTGCGCTTCCGCACGCCGCAAGGCCCCATCCTGTCCTTCATCAGCACCACCACCGTGTTCGGCTCGCCGGTGGACGTGACCCTGCAGGAGCTGGCGCTGGAGACCTTCTTCCCGGCGGACCCGGAAACGGGCGCGGCCCTGCGCGCCCTGGCGGCTTCGGCTGCTTAG